In Sinorhizobium sojae CCBAU 05684, a single window of DNA contains:
- a CDS encoding TRAP transporter large permease: protein MFAFFAENLAPIMFLSLIVVLLIGYPVAFALAFVGFVFGFIGIEMGLLPASLFGAIPDRIFGQMSNETLLAIPFFTFMGLILERSGMAEDLLDTIGQLFGPVRGGLAFAVIFVGAILAATTGVVAASVISMGLISLPIMLRYGYDRRIAAGTIAASGTLAQIIPPSLVLIILADQLGRSVGDMYKGALVPGLLLVAVYAGFIVVMSLLQPKSVPALPVEARSLRGVKLARKVMTSLIPPLALIFLVLGTIFIGLATPTEGGAMGAVGALMLAVFNRRLDLTILRSALYATAKLSSFVIFILLGARVFSLTFYGVNGHIWVEHLMTSIPGGELGFLIAANLLVFFLAFFLDYFELAFIIIPLLAPVAESLGIDLIWFGVMLAINMQTSFMHPPFGFSLFYLRSVAPARAYRDKVTGETIQPVTSGQIYRGALPFLGIQLAMVVLVMSFPGLVTHYKAGQVEVDPSKIQLDVPMPGDAESNPFGTPAAPFGSEEGGTSPDLSSVDFGSPTPDFGAPQQ from the coding sequence ATGTTCGCTTTCTTTGCGGAAAATCTCGCGCCGATCATGTTCCTGTCGCTGATCGTCGTGCTTCTGATCGGCTACCCGGTCGCGTTTGCCCTCGCCTTCGTCGGTTTCGTCTTCGGCTTCATCGGCATCGAAATGGGCCTCTTGCCCGCGAGCCTCTTCGGCGCCATTCCCGACCGAATCTTCGGGCAGATGTCGAACGAGACGCTGCTTGCCATTCCCTTCTTCACCTTCATGGGGCTTATTCTCGAGCGAAGCGGAATGGCCGAAGATCTTCTCGATACGATCGGGCAGCTCTTCGGACCGGTCCGCGGCGGCCTCGCCTTCGCAGTGATCTTCGTTGGCGCGATCCTGGCGGCGACCACAGGCGTCGTTGCGGCCTCGGTCATCTCCATGGGCTTGATCTCGCTACCGATCATGTTGCGCTACGGCTACGACCGGCGCATCGCCGCCGGCACCATCGCCGCCTCGGGAACGCTTGCCCAGATCATCCCGCCGAGCCTCGTGCTGATCATCCTGGCCGACCAGCTTGGTCGGTCCGTGGGCGACATGTACAAGGGCGCGCTGGTGCCGGGTCTCCTGCTCGTCGCCGTTTATGCCGGCTTCATCGTCGTCATGTCGCTGCTGCAGCCCAAGAGCGTGCCGGCGCTGCCGGTCGAAGCCCGGTCGCTCCGCGGCGTCAAGCTCGCACGCAAGGTGATGACGTCCCTCATCCCGCCCCTCGCTCTCATCTTCCTTGTGCTCGGGACCATCTTCATCGGCCTTGCCACGCCGACGGAAGGCGGCGCCATGGGTGCGGTCGGGGCGCTGATGCTGGCCGTGTTCAACCGCCGCCTCGATCTGACGATCCTGCGTTCGGCGCTCTATGCAACGGCGAAGCTCTCGTCCTTCGTAATCTTCATCCTGCTCGGCGCGCGCGTCTTCTCGCTCACCTTCTACGGCGTGAACGGCCATATCTGGGTCGAGCACCTGATGACGTCGATTCCCGGAGGCGAGCTTGGCTTCCTGATCGCCGCCAACCTGCTCGTATTCTTCCTCGCTTTCTTCCTCGACTATTTCGAGCTGGCCTTCATCATCATCCCGCTGCTGGCGCCGGTTGCGGAAAGTCTAGGAATCGACCTCATCTGGTTCGGCGTGATGCTGGCGATCAACATGCAGACGAGCTTCATGCACCCGCCATTCGGTTTCTCGCTCTTCTACCTCCGTTCGGTCGCACCGGCTCGTGCCTATCGCGACAAGGTTACCGGAGAGACCATTCAACCGGTTACCTCCGGGCAGATATACAGGGGCGCCCTGCCGTTCCTCGGCATCCAGTTGGCAATGGTCGTGCTCGTCATGTCCTTCCCCGGTCTCGTGACCCACTACAAGGCCGGCCAGGTGGAAGTGGACCCGTCTAAGATCCAGCTCGACGTGCCGATGCCTGGAGACGCGGAAAGCAATCCCTTCGGCACGCCGGCCGCGCCCTTCGGCTCGGAAGAGGGCGGGACGAGCCCCGATCTCTCTTCGGTAGACTTCGGCTCGCCCACGCCGGATTTCGGCGCCCCGCAGCAGTAA
- a CDS encoding TRAP transporter small permease subunit — translation MPVLLSLSRVVDAMNTHVGKAVSWLLLADVLISALNAISRKLFDLSSNAWLEAQWYLFSAVFLVAAGFTLLNNEHVKVDLVYGHLPRRVQLWIEVLGTVFFLMPFCLITIYLATPIFFAKFTSGEISNNTGGLVLWPVWMLIPIGFGLLALQGFSELIKRIAILRGDMPDAIALADAEANAL, via the coding sequence ATGCCTGTTTTATTGTCGCTATCTCGCGTCGTGGACGCGATGAATACCCATGTGGGCAAGGCAGTCTCGTGGCTGCTTCTCGCCGACGTGCTGATCAGCGCCCTCAACGCGATCTCGCGCAAGCTGTTCGACCTGAGCTCAAACGCCTGGCTCGAGGCGCAATGGTACCTGTTCTCGGCCGTTTTCCTGGTTGCGGCCGGCTTCACCCTGCTCAACAACGAGCATGTCAAGGTCGACCTCGTCTATGGTCACCTGCCCCGGCGTGTGCAGCTTTGGATCGAGGTGCTGGGAACGGTCTTTTTCCTGATGCCCTTCTGTCTGATCACGATCTATCTGGCGACGCCGATCTTCTTCGCCAAGTTCACGAGTGGTGAGATCTCCAACAATACCGGCGGCTTGGTTCTCTGGCCGGTCTGGATGCTGATCCCGATCGGGTTCGGACTGTTGGCGCTGCAGGGCTTCTCGGAACTGATCAAGCGCATCGCCATACTTCGCGGCGACATGCCCGACGCGATCGCGCTTGCCGACGCCGAAGCCAACGCCCTCTAG
- a CDS encoding cache domain-containing protein: MHLRHQIVALAIVPLIVAILTITAFITWQSTTLVESSIDTFEKNMLKAKENELLNLTNLALSAINEVYAKAGPDDEAAKEEVKAILKGLDYGQDGYFFVYDYDGNNLVHPRQDFRPGRNWLGLVDPDGDRVIANLIAKAKEGGGLHQYKWEKPSSGELADKLSFAAGLGKWKWMIGTGVYLDDVFAQTEAAKADLRENIRMTFLVVTLIAVPAVLLVFATCMLVTLRERRMADNKLKQLTQRIIDTQEEERARLARELHDGISQNLVGVRYAIDLASRQVKNRSEDASKAIDVGVEALNGAIKEVRRLSHELRPRVLDDLGLTPALKALSENFTERTGIEVDMEASWRDMLRPEASTALYRIAQEALNNIERHSEASRVEIRLWSERTRVRMTIADNGNGFAEEEVKEGRGGLGLRNMQERMAHFGGLLLVKSGPEGTRLTAMLPKSANHEPERRSEAA; this comes from the coding sequence GTGCATCTTCGTCATCAGATCGTCGCCCTTGCCATCGTCCCGCTGATCGTTGCGATCCTGACGATCACCGCCTTCATCACCTGGCAATCGACGACGCTCGTTGAAAGCAGCATCGACACCTTCGAAAAGAACATGCTGAAGGCGAAGGAAAACGAGCTTTTGAACCTCACCAATCTCGCCCTCTCGGCGATCAACGAGGTCTATGCCAAGGCGGGCCCCGATGACGAGGCGGCGAAGGAAGAGGTCAAGGCGATCCTCAAGGGCCTCGACTACGGCCAGGACGGCTATTTTTTCGTCTATGACTATGACGGCAACAATCTCGTTCATCCTCGACAGGATTTTCGTCCGGGACGCAACTGGCTCGGCCTGGTCGATCCCGACGGCGACCGAGTCATCGCCAATCTGATCGCCAAGGCGAAAGAAGGCGGCGGACTCCATCAATACAAGTGGGAAAAGCCCTCCTCCGGAGAGCTTGCCGACAAGCTCTCCTTCGCCGCCGGGCTCGGCAAATGGAAGTGGATGATTGGAACGGGCGTCTATCTCGACGATGTCTTCGCGCAAACCGAAGCGGCAAAGGCGGATCTCCGGGAGAACATCCGCATGACCTTTCTGGTCGTGACGCTGATCGCCGTACCCGCAGTGCTGCTCGTCTTCGCCACCTGCATGCTGGTGACGCTGCGCGAACGACGTATGGCAGACAATAAGCTGAAACAGCTGACGCAGCGCATCATCGACACACAGGAGGAGGAACGCGCGAGGCTCGCCCGCGAACTTCATGACGGAATTTCGCAGAACCTGGTCGGCGTGCGCTATGCAATCGACCTTGCGAGCCGGCAGGTCAAGAACCGCAGCGAGGATGCTTCCAAGGCGATCGACGTCGGCGTCGAGGCCTTGAACGGTGCGATCAAGGAGGTTCGGCGGCTTTCGCACGAATTGCGGCCGCGCGTGCTCGACGACCTCGGCCTTACGCCGGCGCTGAAGGCGCTCAGCGAGAATTTCACCGAGCGCACCGGAATAGAGGTGGACATGGAAGCCTCGTGGCGCGACATGTTGAGGCCGGAGGCGAGCACGGCCCTTTACCGCATCGCCCAGGAAGCCCTCAACAACATCGAGAGACATTCGGAGGCAAGCCGGGTGGAAATCAGGCTCTGGAGCGAAAGGACGCGCGTCAGGATGACGATTGCCGACAATGGCAATGGCTTTGCGGAAGAGGAAGTGAAGGAGGGTCGAGGCGGGCTTGGCCTGCGCAACATGCAGGAACGCATGGCGCATTTCGGCGGTCTTCTGCTCGTCAAGTCGGGACCTGAGGGAACACGTCTGACCGCGATGCTGCCGAAATCGGCAAATCACGAGCCTGAAAGACGGTCGGAGGCTGCATGA
- a CDS encoding response regulator, producing the protein MNPQQPIKVLLIDNHPLVLDGLKALLETYSHVEVVGTAGLARAGLEVALRTQPDVVLMDINMPQVNGIDAIELFQQQLPGIRVLMLSMHDSREYISTSVLRGARGYILKDVSTEEIVAAIEAVARGETYFSSGVSDVLMERKPDENATPLTIREQEVLRLLAAGQSNRDIGQALGISAATVETHRKNLKKKLGIATTAGLTRYVIEHGLN; encoded by the coding sequence ATGAACCCTCAGCAACCGATCAAGGTCCTCTTGATCGACAACCATCCCCTGGTTCTGGACGGCCTCAAGGCGCTGCTCGAAACCTATAGCCATGTCGAGGTGGTCGGCACGGCGGGCCTTGCTCGCGCCGGCCTCGAGGTTGCCCTGCGCACGCAGCCGGACGTCGTTCTGATGGACATCAACATGCCACAGGTGAACGGCATCGATGCGATCGAACTCTTCCAGCAGCAACTGCCTGGCATACGCGTCCTCATGCTTTCGATGCACGACAGCAGGGAATATATCTCGACGTCGGTTCTGAGAGGTGCGCGAGGCTATATCCTCAAGGATGTCTCGACCGAGGAGATCGTTGCAGCGATCGAGGCGGTCGCGCGCGGCGAGACCTACTTTTCCTCCGGCGTCTCGGACGTGCTGATGGAGCGCAAGCCCGACGAGAATGCCACGCCGCTTACCATCCGTGAGCAGGAGGTGCTGCGTCTGCTGGCCGCCGGCCAGAGCAATCGCGACATCGGCCAGGCCCTCGGCATTTCGGCAGCGACGGTCGAGACCCATCGCAAAAACCTGAAAAAGAAGCTCGGCATCGCGACGACCGCCGGGCTGACGCGATACGTCATCGAGCACGGACTCAACTGA